TAATGTTAAAGTCACCCATAAATAAACgcagctttttttcttttgaaattttgtctaaTGTTGAATAGAGGTACTTGGTAAACTCCTCAGGTTTTCCACTCAGGTGCCTATAATAGGACACCACAtactaaatttttgtaagCTTAGGATAACGATTAATCTCAAACCATAGCGATTCAAAGTCtttggaaaattaaacaaaggtCTTCTCGAATATTAAATGGGGCCCCTTCTTTGACACAGAGACCCTGTGACACCACCAGCATTAGTTATAATAAAGttggctttcaaaatgaagtcATATCCATTGATTATACAGTAATGTTGCTGGTTGGATCACAACTATCTTTTTAATATGtgagatatatatatatatatatatatatatatgaaattcttcactttcactATCCTCTATCTTTGTCTCAGAGAGGCCAATAacatcaaaagctttcaatcCAAATCACTATTATTCAAAGCAGTCCGAGTCAACTTTAAGAGATGATTGGTCTTTTTGTCTGACTGTATGCTTTTCTCTGATCAGACAAATGTGTAATTAACCTACGACCATTGCTCTCCTACGACGTGAGCAGTTTTTCTAGATGTATGATCACTTAGATTTTTTTGGTTAAGAGCTTAATTTAGTTGAGTTTGATCAGAGAATTACTCACCATGGGAGCCAGCGGTTTTGGGCTTGTAAGTCCTCTTTGGTCTGGGGTCTTTCGACGTCGCCCTCCTTTTGCAAGAGTCGTGCCTGTGTTCGGAGCCTCCTGATGATGGCCACGTCCTTATAGTCTGGTGCAGCATTTCTGTGCAGGAATTTGGCGGCGTATATGAGCGCACTCAGGTGGTTTGACATCGTTGCCGAGCTACATTTCCGAACCTCCTGCAAAATAAAGAGAAGTCAGTTTGAACAAAAAGTAAAGCAATGATGGCAAAGATTGCAACCAACATACACCTTTATTCAAACTTCTTGAAAAGGAAAGTTTGGAGGTTAACCctatataataatttacaactcacctgaaaaaataaaagtcaaatgtGTAAAATTATGCCCAGAAAATTGTAAGATCACCaaaataaagaagaagaacatcTATCTAAGGCTTATAATAATGTTCTAAACATGATTTCAGTCTTGATCTAAAAAGTTCAAGAGTCCTAGCTGCTTCTACAAAATCGTATATCCTTTGAGAAACTGTTCCAGTCATTTACTActctaacaacaaaaaaagaatgtttaaaacatttaaacatttttgaagattttacCAAAAGTTTACAAGAGTGATTTGCTCTCGTAGAATGCATGTACTttagcaaattcaaaacattctTAGAAATCTAAACGGGACAGACCAAAAACAATCTTATAACATTCCAGCAGTGAAAAATACGTTCTACGAGTGGACAAAAGAGGCCAATTTAAAATGTTACAGATGCCAACAAGGCCAACTGAACTCCTGTCACaccgaaaagagaaaatgaaaatgaaaatgaaaatgacatGGCGCAGTCACGAGCACCATTAATAACTGAGAAAATGCCGACAAGAAACGAATCAATATCCCAACAGGTACGGAAACTATACTGGAAAACTgacctttttgcttttcaagtttgaGCAAAGGCTTTTGTCAGCGCAAACTTTCCACGTGAACAGAACAAGTGAAAAATCAAGATGGCGTCTCTTCGTTCTGATACTTGCCGCGTTTCCAGTTCGTTACCAACGCCCTACGACTAGTGCTTAGTCTTTGGTCGGGCTGGTCGCGCGGCCTGCGCGAACACGCCCGAAGTCAAGATACTTTTAAAATGGCGTGAAAAACTTACCCGTAAGAAGTCCACATAGCCTTCTAGCAGGCCCGTTCTGAGGAAACAATCTGCGTTAAGCGTTTCTTCACTGCCCAATGTCCTCTTGCAATAGCCCAGGAAGCCTGGAAAATAGCGAAAGATCGATTCAAAAAGTGAGAAAATGCATGGCGAGACGCGCAAGAATTCAAAGCCTGAGCCAAAGGAGAGAGAACGAACGAactgcaaaaataataaaaatgcaccgacataaaaaagaaatctcCACTTACAAAGCATCCTTTCTTGACACTTGCTAAAAGTAGACATCGAAACCGCAGCCTTTTCCCTTTCCAGATTGACGCTCTGGGTGAAATACCGCCTCACAGCCTGAAGAAATTCCTTCAAATCATGAGGCAGGCTTTCCATATCCAGAGCGTAGGCGGTTATCCTCTGCTTCTTGGTCGGTGACTGTTGGGGCTGCTCGTTCAATTCATCTGGCCGTCGAGGGCTGCCAGGGATTTCAGACACTTGTAAAGGCGACTCCTCGGCGTTGGGCTGACCGTGGCTGTCATCTCGCACAGCAGAAGACGTCGAGGGTTGCTGAGCCAAGAGTTCCTCCCACTCTTCGTCACTGAACGACGAGATAGACGAGATATGGATTGGAGAGCTCGCTGTATCAGACATAGTGAAGGCAACTACCGgtagttcaaataaaaacgCTTGAAAGCTTGAGAGATGTCGACGCGCGCCAAACTAACTTGAGAAGACGCTTTCCTTCCTAGGTGAGAAAATAATGCATTGCGCGAGTCATCGCCTTTGAAGTTTGGCGGGCTTGACGGAGAGAGGCCTGTGTTTTTGCCTCAAACGGGGCAAAAATCCAGGCCCCTCTCCTGTGTGGAGCGGCCGTGAAGACTGGCCtgtttccaagatggcggcggaGAGGACAAGAATTGAGTGGAGAATTGGTGTGCAAAAAGGGCCAGCTCAACGGGGAACTTTGCAAAGAAAGGTGTGACGACATAGTGAATAGTTGCAAACTGGTGTTTGCCTGTCTGCTGGTAGATTTTGGTTGAGTTTGGCTGGCTTGTATTAAAGGTTGCTAGTGACGATCGAtcgatggatggatggatggttTTGATGAGAGTTTTGACTCGAGCAGGCTAAACAAACGACACTCCCCTAAGCCCATGCGTCCCCGAGCAAAatgatgtgtgtgtgtgtgtgtgtgtgttggttgttgttgttgttgttgttgaatggCAAGAAGTGAGTGTGTAAGGGCGAGTAGGAGGCCTGGGAACGAGTGATTTGGCTGAACTTTGAGCGCGATTTTGGGGTAGAAGGGGGGGTGTTGGCGAAAGCAAAAACTGTCCATGACCTAGTATAGAAAGCAGTCCGCGCGATGGCGggtgttttgaaatgatgCAAGTTGATTTAGATGATCTTTGATGGCCCAGAAAGTGAGAGAGCGCGCGCGTTGTTATGAGCCAAACAGAGCAAGATTCGATGatttgaatcttttttttttttcgtagggGGAGTTAGAATTACGGGAATGTAAATACGTGGATATTCCTGCACGCTGGATTGATTCGAGCGTAGCGGTCAAGTGAGGGGTGCGGTGCGCggcagaaaatgaaagagattGGGTGGCCTGGGGTCTTTTGCAATATGGCGAACGAGACGATTTGTAGTTGTTTTCAAGGCATTTCAAAGCCTGGCAAAACTGCGCACTGGCCGGCAACGATTTCTACGACAacgtttgtctttgttttctattgattctgttttttttttttttcgtttctctttAATTCTGCGTTCCTTGTCACTATGGCCttgtgtaaaaaaaacaaaaaaaataaataaataaataaaaaaatatatatatatggttgttctttccttctcttttcttttgttgattACTCGAtctgcttttctttcatttgatttgtcCAATTCGTCCAATTCGTCCAATTCTACGGTTTTTATGCCCCACCCCATTTCCCTCCAATCACCACACACACTCGCTATTCAGAGCAGCAAAGGTAATTGATTTATTgaacaagaacaaacaaagacaGTGCTAAAACGCACTCAGAAAACCGTTCTCTACGCCGGAGGAGAAAACTAGTGTGAGTCCATGACAGCTCTGTGGATGGCGCGAGGCGAGGTCAGCAGCTTGTAGGTGCCCGAAGCGTCTTTCTTGGCTTGCATTTCCACCGGCACGAGGCTGTCTAGGGATTCCTGCCAATCCTTGCCGGTCAGTTCCAGCTTGTAGGTATTGGCGGCCACTTTTTTGTACCAGAGAAGGCTGGCCTCTCGGTTGGCGACTGACTGAACCTGGCCAATCCACACCCTGGGCTGGGTGGAGGTGCTGCTGTCGTCGACAAGGCCCACCAATTGACCCGGTTTGATGGAGGCGGCGTTCGAGGAGGGCGTATCTTggtcttcctcttcttcttgctCGTCCTCGGTCTGTCTGTCGGAGTCGCTGTCCAGTTGCCCGCGTGCGCAACGTCTCGCCAACCCCACGGCCATGTTCTTCTTCTCGTTGGCTGTGCGCCGATCGTAGGTCCTCTGCGCTTGGTCGCGCGAATGTCGGAGAGCGGCGGCCAGCGAATTTTTCATGGCGTCCGTGCAGTCCCTGTCAGGGTTCAAAAGGAGAGgagagaagagaagagaagagaaaagaaaagaaaagaaaagatcagtcaacaaattgagaaatgcaaagagaaacaaaacaacaagccAACCCTAAcccatgcaaaacaaaacaaaaccaagcaACGTCA
This portion of the Acropora palmata chromosome 13, jaAcrPala1.3, whole genome shotgun sequence genome encodes:
- the LOC141863830 gene encoding uncharacterized protein LOC141863830, yielding MFSGHHSPQVSPMLTFSLSFFFDCLFMFCFFVSPQNKNGDMYTAAAFSAHMKSVLFGLTGKLASVNVLRSSFITWAYGKEDCTDAMKNSLAAALRHSRDQAQRTYDRRTANEKKNMAVGLARRCARGQLDSDSDRQTEDEQEEEEDQDTPSSNAASIKPGQLVGLVDDSSTSTQPRVWIGQVQSVANREASLLWYKKVAANTYKLELTGKDWQESLDSLVPVEMQAKKDASGTYKLLTSPRAIHRAVMDSH
- the LOC141863835 gene encoding uncharacterized protein LOC141863835 translates to MSDTASSPIHISSISSFSDEEWEELLAQQPSTSSAVRDDSHGQPNAEESPLQVSEIPGSPRRPDELNEQPQQSPTKKQRITAYALDMESLPHDLKEFLQAVRRYFTQSVNLEREKAAVSMSTFSKCQERMLCFLGYCKRTLGSEETLNADCFLRTGLLEGYVDFLRVSFSRHFKSILTSGVFAQAARPARPKTKH